Genomic DNA from Carassius gibelio isolate Cgi1373 ecotype wild population from Czech Republic chromosome B14, carGib1.2-hapl.c, whole genome shotgun sequence:
agtactagagaacatacttgagtaaaagtacaagtgctctatcaaaaaagtgacttgagtagaagtagaagtgctctttaagcaccacacttaagtagaagtactaaagtattcaacattttttgtacttaagtattgcaagtagtctattttaaaatttactactcaagtactgaaagtaaaagtagaagtattgtgttatgtagcttttaaagaaaatagtcaaaagtttgaacacattgtttttactatttcaaatgattaacctaaaggacaataacaattcctttgactgtaacttcttgtaaacaaaaaacggttactagggttagttagcccaaaattatgtcattaataacttaccctcatgttgtttcaaacccctaagacatcagagggtcatttagaattttttgaagcatcgaaaatacattttggtccaaaaatagcaaaaactacgactttattcagcattgtcttctcttctgtgtctgttgtaagacagttaaaaaacaaagcagtttgtgatatctggttcgcgaacgaatcattcgatgtaaccggatctttttgaaacagtccaccaaatcgaactgaatcgttttaaacagttcgcgtctccaatacgcattaatccacagatgaattaagctgttaacttgtttaatgtgtctgacactccctctgagttaaaacaaaccaatatcccggagtaattcattgactcaaacagtacactgactgaactgatgtgaagagagaactgaagatgaacaccgagccgagccagataatgactcgttcacgagtcaagaaccgtttctgtcagacgcgtccgattcgtgaaccgaggagctgatgatactgcgcatgtgtgatttagcgtgaagcaaaccgacacacagagcgtctgaaccgaactgttttcttttggtgattgattctgaactgattctgtgttaatgttatgagcccaagTGCAGTCAACGCCagtgacgccattgcatcgagcgcaaaagaatcggtgaactgttttcttcaactggtttattgaatcgaactgtcagaaagaactaacgttactggtcatccgaaaaccgatgcaaccggttcttgactcgtgaacgagtcattatctggctcggctcggtgttcatctctctcttcacaggcagttcagtcagcacgcgcagtctcgcttgattcgctcaatgatgtgccagcttcatcaaacctgccatctacagttctggcagtggtttgtaatggaatgattcgtaacatttttataattgtaacgagtaacgatgcagcacataaaaaaaaatatcggagtaaaagtattaaactcagcgaaaatatgtaccgaagtaaaagtggaagtaggagaaaaaaataatactctagtaaagtacagataccgccttttagtacttaagtacagtagtgaagtagttctacttcgttactatacatctctgtaaatttcagcctctggatctaattctggatcataaataaacggctgaatctgactgttagccatggtttgttttggatgatggttttttcctcacggtaatgtcactcagacgctctcaacgcaaaagcctactagccctcgtgattctttagctccgcccacacgtcacgcctcctgccgctcatgtttttccgggaaaagtcggtacagactatctttctcttatgaatataataaaactaaagactttttggagttatgaaggatgcagtactactctataggtactcaagattaacaggatattgagtgaaaacgagcatttcaccccccttttaacCTTTTATTTTGCAATTGTTATAAGAATACTCTCAAATTAAAGTTTAGAGTGTGCACTTTAAGCCCATATTCATTATATAACTGTAACTTGAATTATGTTTTGGTCaacagctaaaataataaaattgtgcCTGTGTCATAGATATAAGATtattgataatataataatacatattaaattaaatacatttattttcattagttGGTTAGTTTAAAATGAAGAAACAGGTAGTTTAGGTAACTACATCTACTGAGAACCTTGTCCAGCACTGAGATGTAGGCTACTTGATTTGACACTTGAGAGAGACACTAAACCCGAAGAAGTCTTTTCTGAATCAAGTGTGTTTGTAAGTGTAGGAGGAGGAGTGAACGTACGTGGGCAACCCGGACAGCACTTTAATTCAGCCAGAGGGTGTTTCCATCAAGTGGCCATATtagaattagagagagagagagagagagagagagagagagagagagagagagagagagcgcgcacgGACGTCAGCGCAATAAATGAAAGCATACTGTCAGTGCTTTCTATCGCATTAATCTGCATGGCTGCCACAGATGTAAACATATATCCTGTAAGTTTTTTTGCCTTTTATATTTACtgcatattatttttctaaatatggTATGCATATTCTTAATAAAGTTGCAATGTGAGCAGCaagaggtaggaagactggattaGTTGGTCAGAGATGATTCAAACTTTTGCATATTTCATAATTTGCCTGTATTTATGTGCTAATATGTGCAGTAAATTTGTTGATTGCAatggatttttttgtgtgtgtgtgcatatgcttgtaatttatatttatagtttaacATTGGGGTCTTTCTCTGGTTAAATCCACTGTCAAAGTCATTTCAAGCTGATTAGCTCTTGTAAGTAGATCAGCTTTGGTTCTTCAGGTCTTCTTCAGTCAACATGCATTCCATGTCTGTAACGTTTTTACATTTGTGCTAGATTATCATCCTAATACTGTTCATTTACGATTTTAAAATGCCTTTTAACTTGTTGCATTTGTAAACCCGTCCCTTAAAGGATGTTTCCTAGGGCAAAAGCAGTGGAAGCCTTCAGTTAGTGAGAAACACAGGCTGCATAAAGAGTCCTTTGTGCCCCAGTGTGTGTGTTAAGAATACTGGGGCAGTGGAACAGATGAAGGCTGTGTGAAACACTTCCTTGTGTTTGTACAGAGTGAGGAGCTCTGAATACCTCAGCATGCTGCTTTTCTCTGTGATCGAGACTCAAACCCGGGTTCATGCATACCAATATGCTCAGTTACTTTCAAACTGACATGGATCAGCTTTTCCGCTTTGATGATCAGTATCTCCCATGAACTAATAGACACACTGGACTTATATTTGTGACGGAGcactgaaaatattttgaaatattattacaatttaaaaacaaacattttcatttgaatatattttaaaatgcaattcatttgtGTGATGGCAAACTGAATTTTTAAaaagcactcttaaaaataaaggtgcttcattaTGCAAGTGGCAAAAGAAGATTTCTTTTAGATTATAAAAAGTTAAGAaggagatggttctttaaagaacctttgtcTTAATGGTTCTTTGTCGAACCAAAAATGTTTCTTctgtggcatcgctgtgaagGACCCTTTTTTTAAGAGtgagtcttcagtttcacacgattcttcagaaatcattctaatatgctgatttgatattTCTATCCATGTTGACAATAGTTGTGCTGTgtgatatttttgtgaaaactgagatacattatatttacaggattctttgatcaataaaaagttcaaaagaacataatccatttaaatagaaatcttatgaaattacaaatgtctttatcTGCCAATATCTCTAAAACAAATTATTCCAACTGCAAAAATTTGAACACTAGAAAATATGtgatatattattagatttaatattaaatataattgtacTGTTAAGGAACTTACTTAGGCAAACTTCAATACGTGtatatatttactgtttaattgattattaataggggtgctccgatcacgatcggccgatcgttatgcgcatctcgtcagtaaagccggttttctaatgagccgttaattccatcaggtgcgtgatttcacatagagtagctgttactacacagagccgttgttaatagagaagatgcgcaaatccacttcattttcagcgttttttggtgcatcttctctattaacaacggctctgtgtagtaacagctactctatgAGAAACCACGCACCTGAtgcaattaaccgctgattagaaaaccggctttactgacgagatgcgcattaacgatcggccgatcgtgatcggagcacccctaattattaaataatacaatgaatAATACTTTAAAAAGACAGAATTTAACTGCACTTTAACTTAAAGGAATACtccaccacaaaatgaaaattttgtcattaatcacttacccccatgtcgttccaaacccgtaaaagcttcgttcacCTTCGCAACACAATTCAAgattttttggatgaaaaccgggaggcttgtgactgtcccatagactttttaagtgtttttgcaaACAAGTTTAGGCCTaaatgtttttgataaaaaatttaatcCACTATAATATAATTTTGTACATTGAACATTTTTACAAAGGCACTTGTAATGACACGCTCAAAAAGTCCTGCTATGTCATGTCAAACTTGTTTTCGCTGTTGTCATTTCTCAGAGTGAGGAGATGAGGACTCTCTCTCTCAGCGGTCATGTGGGTTTTGACAGTCTTCCTGATCAGCTGGTCAGCAAATCAGTGAGCCAAGGATTCAGCTTCAACATTCTCTGCGTAGGTGAGGATAAAGTGCTTTTAAGCTTCTGCAGACCTGGTAGGTAAATAATCAAATCGATACAAAAGACTGTGCCCTCTCTTACAGGTGAAACTGGCATAGGCAAATCTACATTAATGAACACACTATTTAACACAACGTTTGAGAACGAAGAGGCCAGTCACTTCAAGAATGGTGTGCATTTGCGCCCCAGAACATACACCCTGCAGGAAAGCAATGTGGATTTACAGCTAACAATTGTAGACACTGTGGGATTTGGCGACCAGGTTAATAAAGAAGAAAGGTAATACTTGAAACTCAAGTTAAATATAATGAGTAACCCGCTGACATTGATAATGAAATACTAAAGCTTCTTGTTTCTCTGCAGTTATAAACCCATTGTGGACTACATTGATGCTCAGTTTGAAAACTTCCTTGAAGAAGAACTTAAAATTAAACGTTCCCTTTATAACTATCACGATTCACGCATCCACATCTGCCTCTATTTCATTGCTCCCACCGGTCACTCGCTGAAATCTCTGGACTTAGTTACCATGAAGAAGCTGGACAGCAAGGTACAGTGTTCACAAagtttatgttatatataatcTACCTCATCGTATTCATCCATATTTTTCCTTCCCAAACAGGTCAACATTATTCCCATCGTAGCGAAGGCAGACACTATATCCAAGAGCGAGCTTCAGAAATTTAAGATCAAGATCATGAGCGAACTGGTCAGCAATGGTGTTCAGATCTACCAGTTCCCAACAGATGATGAAGCTGTGGCTGAAATAAACTCTTCTATGAATGTAAGAGAAGCTTGAGTAAAAATAGATGAATTAATATCAGATATGATGTTTTGCTATTGATCCGAACAGACACACACTACAGTATATGCTCTTACACTGGCATCTTTAATGTTGCACCATTGACTTGTGTTGCAGGCACATCTCCCTTTTGCTGTGATTGGAAGCAGTGAAGAGGTTCAAATTGGGAACAAAATGGTGCGGGCCAGACAGTACCCATGGGGAGTGGTGCAGGGTAGGTATTGCTGCTAATAGTACATAGTACATagaataaatttttttcttttcttcagttgttggtccccattgactttcatagggAAAGAaattctatggaagtcaatggggtccatcaactgtttgattaccagcattcttcaaaatatcatattttatgttCAGCATAAGATAGAAACCTATACAGATTTTGAATGagatgaggttgagtaaatgatgacaacattttcaaacaaaactATTCTTATAAGAACACAGTATTTCTGTTTAGACAGTGCCTCCTGTAGTTTAACATTAGCGCAAAACAAGCAGCAAACTGTATCTCGATTACATCATGAGAACTACACCAGATTATTGGGGAAGGTATGATTTCTGGGCTTTGTCCTCAGTGGAGAACGAGAGTCACTGTGACTTTGTAAAGCTGAGAGAGATGCTAATTCGTGTCAACATGTTGGACCTGAGAGAACAGACCCACGCCAGACACTATGAGCTGTACCGCCGCTGCAAACTGGAGGAGATGGGCTTCAAAGACACCGACCCTGACAGCGAACCCTTCAGGTACTGCGACGACTTCTCAACAAGAACATGTAATAAAACAGGAAGTCAATTCATATGAAAAATTGCATAGTCGTCACAGTCATGGCATCAAGTGAGCGGAAACATCTGTCCTCACATACAGTCTGCAGGAGACATACGTGGCCAAGAGGAGGGAATTCATTGGTGAGTTACAACTCAAGgaggagcagatgagacagaTGTTTGTCAACAAAGTGAAGGAGACAGAAGCTGAActaaaagagaaggagagagaggtaAGAaccactatttatttttttatggaaatacaTTTTCAAGGCATAATTTCAAGACAGTATGTAATTTGTACTAGCCTTAATCTAATAGAAATGGTCATGTAAAACTACATTATATCTGCCTGTAATGCAGACATTGCTTTaggttgaaataataataaaaaagtaatatttgtcagttttcattaaataaatttaattttgtcCCCTTTGattgacaaaatatttaaaaacttgtgcattttatttaaaagtaaatatttaaatacttgtcactttttattaaaatttgaaataaaaacacttacatacaaaacatactttttaattaaataaactaaaaaaaaataatagttcaaTAGTAAGTTTTTTACTTTAACAGTaacaaaatctatttaaaaatgtttttattaacttgaaatgaattcactttatttgaataataaaatatttaattaaatacttgtcacttattataaaaaaaataatatttaaatatagcattttagtaaataataaaatcgAAAACAAAACGGATAAAAACATGTCaccttttatttaaatatgcttaaaatattttttaaatatacaataaaccCTTTATGATTAAAGTAAATACAGTGGCAAGTATTTCAGCACTTGTGTTGATCGTTTAAATAATAAtggaattaaaatattaaaataattaaaacaagtaTTTCAGCACTTGTGTTAATCGGTTAAATAAtattggaataaaaataaatcaaatgaaataaaatactgaGTATCTTGTTCTGTATTCCCAGCTGCATGAGAGATTTGAGATGTTGAAACGTACACATCAGGAGGAGAAGAGGAACCTGGAGGAGAAGCGTAGAGATTTAGAGGAGGAAATGAACACCTTCAACAGGAGGAAAGTGGCTGCTGAAACCCTACAGTCTCTTCAAGGCTCCTCTGCCCTCAAAAAAGACAAAGAGAAGAAAACGTAAGCCTTCTCCTCCTCCCTTTCCCCCCATTTCATCCTCTGAGACTATCTGTTCCCATCTCGGGTAGTCACCGTCTGTGTATGAGACTGATCTGTGTCTGCATTCACAAACGTCTGAGGTCTTTTTGTTTGTCTGAGTTTGGCTGACCGTCTTTGCTTCTTCTGGGCTCTGATGCCAGGGCAGAGGATACTGGGATAGAAGAGCTTCAGTGCTGTAATATTAAAGCACGCTAGACAGGATCTTGGCATGTTTAAGGAGAAAGAGATAGATGATGACACTAGTTGCCTGGTACCACCAGCTGCCAGATCAGCATGCATTTACGCCCCCTGTTTAagtgtgtttttcattttttttgcacTCAGTTTGAATAAAATGAGTCTTTGATTGCTTGAAATATGTGTAAGCGCTCTTGGttggtaatattatttttataatctagctgatttgatttcttttCAGTTAATTGGCGACCCATCAGCATCAGTAACTGCTTAGTCATTTTACATTGACACCAGCTTGCCATGCCTTCAGGTGATGGTTACAGGTAAAACGAGCTCAGTTCAGACTGTGATGATCCACTGATGTGTACTTGATTCTTCtggatttacttttttattaaagggatagcgGTTCATCCTAAAAATGACATTGTTATAAATGATTCACCgtcatattgttccaaactcgcatgactttctttcatctgtttgttgaacataaaatattttgtgaagaTATTTTTGTCTATAAAATGGACCTTAATGATATGCAGAGGAAAAACAAGTTGAAATTGCATGCAGGTGAATAACTGAtgacataaatgtaatttttttgcatgacgtgtttttaaataatattgtattgtagTGGTTTGAATAACTTTGTCATTGTCTTAAATTAATACGGAACTTGACTATGATAACTGGACTTTTAACATATAATTTAGACTTttataaatgaatgtattttccTCTAAGCAGTTTTACCAGATTGAAAAGCCTGTATATAATGAATCGTTTTGTATTAACCAGaataattatgatatttttaaatgataaatatctTTGCTGATGTTATGGCTTGCCTCTGctacacaaatacaaatgtacatttttcagttgaaaattaaaaatgcttttaaagttTATTTCGTTTTTTGTATTACTCACTTGCTGTCTTCTagaaataaatatggaaataaatacatgtgagaataaaatgtaaaaatggctACATATAACAAGTATAACATATAACACATACATATAACAAGAAATATCGATTTCTTTATTTCCctattattacatttatgcagGTTTGGGCTTCCATCTAAAATAACCACTTAATAATGTTTCCCCTACAATCAATTTAATTAAAGCggagggtgaaatgctatttcatgcatactgagttttttacaatgttaaagagttggattcccatgctaaacatggacaaagtttcaaaaattaagttgtacgtttgaaggaatatttctgttgaaaaaatactccttccggtttgtcacaagtttcagaaagtttttttcgagtatgggtctgtgtgacgttagatggagtggaatttccttatatgggtcctaagggcacgtctgccggaagagcgtgcgctcctgtagagcagagcactgagagcacaacagacttcactgatcagagcgagagcgtcgcgaaatgtcacaaaaggagtgtgtttttggttgccagggcaagacaacccagcacagattaccaaaaaaaacagcattaagggaccagtggatggtttatttttacagagcatcgatggagttgtgcaagtgtttttgtttgttccctgcattttgaagatgcttgttttacaaacaaggcccaatttGATGCTCTGGATttgcatataatttatttcttaaggaaaaTGCactcccaacgaaaaagggtgacgatcgtgtgttggaaccgcatgcggtgagtaaaactgcttcaaatatctctgtgttgttaacttagctatcggcgcgtaagcacatcaagtaaacaacttgcgatgttgtcatcaaactgcactttccacatgtacagcttaaaaaaaaaaaaaaaaaaaaaaaagacgacatgaagtggaacttagtcattttccaaaaccgctaagcaaatatacacAGTTTCAgtataccacatagagacgtcattgctgctgctgctcttgttaaatttcagcctctggatctgattctggatcataaataaacggctgaatctgactgttagccatggtttgttttggatgatggttttttcctcatggtaatgtcggtacagcttccagacgctctcaacgcaaaagcctactcgcgcttgtgattctttagctccgcccacacgtcacgcctccagacactcgtgtttttccgggaaaaatcggtacagactatctttctcttatgaatataataaaactaaagactttttggagttataaaggatgcagtactactctataggtactcaagattaagaggatattgagtgaaaacgagcatttcaccccccctttaagagtaAATATTTGAAAgaatcagaaaagaaaaaaaaaatcattctttttGAAACCAGTGCCTGGTGCCTCCTTATGGTGTGGTTTTTGCTTTAGTTCATTTCTTGAGGCCTCTGTCTGCATATTGCTTGACCTCAGAAAGGTACAGAAGCAGAAGATTTGGATCAGCCTTAGTGGCTTTTGCCAAAGGATTACCATGTGTACTTAACCAAATCCCAAAAGTACTTAAACCACAAGTTGCTGATGTCGTTTGCAGATGGTGCTTGATATGACTTAAACAGGTGCCTGTACTGAACGTTTAATTTACACTTGAAACAGCCTCTGATTATCAGACACATCAGGACAAAATAGTACCGAAATAAAGAATGAGGAAACTCAGCTCATGTTCATTCTGTTGTTTATTGTTCTGTTGAAAACGTGTTGCTCATGTGACTCAGAGTCAGCGGCATTAAAGGAATACAGAAGGGTTAAACGAGTCTGCATTCTTACCCAACACAACAATCCTCTATCTGTCATCTCTAGGAGCAACTATGCAGACTGAAACACCCTTGAAAACAGTTAAAAGGCATCATAAGGCCATGGTGGAAATGATgaaagatataaaataaaataataaaaaaaacgtttatCTTACACTGACCGGTCCTCAGATCTCAAAAAGCAGACAAAAGACGTGACCGACCTCTGATCTGAAACAAGCGGATAGTTGGAATGTGCTCTTGTACAAAAGTCAGGTAAGTTCAAATAAAATTTCATACTCATTCTCTCACATTGAAAAATACAATCAAACTTATATATCTATGAGGAGACAATCACTGTACTCTGGCTGTTTATTTGAACCAatgtccagtaaaaaaaaaaaaaaaaaagttaaaacaaaagacaatttttaaaatcGATGTCCCCATCTATATGATGGTGAATCCAGCATGTACTTGCActggctaaataaataaactctcttGTGATTGGCTGACCATTTGTCAAGAGGGTGTGGCTCTTGATTGGTGGACACGCCGACACATTGTTACAATTTGCATACAATATATTCAGTACTTAATGTAAATAATCTTTCGCTTAATATTTTGTGCTCTAGTAACTTGTGTCTTTAGACACATTCACTCCTACTTGACGAGTGTGCTATCTGTCAAACAGACCGAGTTTCTTTGGCTGACAACTTCATCTGGCTGATGCAGCCATATAAATCTGACAAACACTATCCAACCTAAAACAAACATCATATATGCCTGCATCTTAATATTATCTTCTTTATCAAACTTAATACTTATATATCTGTacctgtataaaataataatagcaaaaaagaagaaaacgttcacccaaaaatgaaagttatgtGATCAGCAGCACACATGAACGTTTTCAAACTTGTCACAACAACTGTTGCATTTTGCATCTATCAGCT
This window encodes:
- the LOC127971897 gene encoding septin-8-B isoform X2, with amino-acid sequence MNTLFNTTFENEEASHFKNGVHLRPRTYTLQESNVDLQLTIVDTVGFGDQVNKEESYKPIVDYIDAQFENFLEEELKIKRSLYNYHDSRIHICLYFIAPTGHSLKSLDLVTMKKLDSKVNIIPIVAKADTISKSELQKFKIKIMSELVSNGVQIYQFPTDDEAVAEINSSMNAHLPFAVIGSSEEVQIGNKMVRARQYPWGVVQVENESHCDFVKLREMLIRVNMLDLREQTHARHYELYRRCKLEEMGFKDTDPDSEPFSLQETYVAKRREFIGELQLKEEQMRQMFVNKVKETEAELKEKERELHERFEMLKRTHQEEKRNLEEKRRDLEEEMNTFNRRKVAAETLQSLQGSSALKKDKEKKT
- the LOC127971897 gene encoding septin-8-B isoform X1 encodes the protein MAATDVNIYPSEEMRTLSLSGHVGFDSLPDQLVSKSVSQGFSFNILCVGETGIGKSTLMNTLFNTTFENEEASHFKNGVHLRPRTYTLQESNVDLQLTIVDTVGFGDQVNKEESYKPIVDYIDAQFENFLEEELKIKRSLYNYHDSRIHICLYFIAPTGHSLKSLDLVTMKKLDSKVNIIPIVAKADTISKSELQKFKIKIMSELVSNGVQIYQFPTDDEAVAEINSSMNAHLPFAVIGSSEEVQIGNKMVRARQYPWGVVQVENESHCDFVKLREMLIRVNMLDLREQTHARHYELYRRCKLEEMGFKDTDPDSEPFSLQETYVAKRREFIGELQLKEEQMRQMFVNKVKETEAELKEKERELHERFEMLKRTHQEEKRNLEEKRRDLEEEMNTFNRRKVAAETLQSLQGSSALKKDKEKKT